One segment of Brassica napus cultivar Da-Ae chromosome C3, Da-Ae, whole genome shotgun sequence DNA contains the following:
- the LOC125583010 gene encoding uncharacterized protein LOC125583010, with amino-acid sequence MVRNAKRAIIAGRLKIKFTKRAHTEIELTKEKAKDCRRYLACGNFHEIDHHSVTYSVDMNLRTCGCMKWQVTGIPCIHAACVIISKKIRFDDYVVDYYTTEKWRQTYSRGIKPVQGMKLWPRLSRIGVLPPPFRVGNRGRPSNHNRKKGLNEFSSLPNKNKLSRDKRIMTCSNCREEGHNIQTCANERVENAPKRPRGRPRKEISGDVSQAQAPSQPQG; translated from the exons ATGGTTCGTAATGCGAAGAGGGCTATTATTGCTGGTAGACTGAAGATTAAGTTTACTAAGAGGGCGCATACTGAGATTGAACTGACAAAGGAGAAGGCAAAAGATTGCAGAAGGTACTTAGCGTGTGGAAATTTCCATGAGATTGATCATCATAGTGTTACATATAGTGTGGACATGAACTTGCGAACATGCGGCTGTATGAAATGGCAGGTGACAGGAATTCCTTGTATACATGCTGCATGTGTCATAATTTCAAAGAAGATTAGGTTTGATGATTATGTGGTTGATTACTACACAACAGAAAAGTGGCGACAAACATATAGTCGAGGAATCAAACCTGTCCAAGGCATGAAGTTATGGCCTAGATTAAGTAGGATAGGAGTTCTGCCACCACCATTTAGAGTAGGGAATCGTGGAAGACCAAGTAATCATAATAGGAAGAAAGGTCTTAATGAATTTTCATCTTTGCCCAACAAGAACAAGTTAAGTAGGGACAAACGTATCATGACTTGCTCAAACTGTCGAGAAGAAGGTCATAACATACAGACTTGTGCTAATGAGAGGGTCGAGAATGCGCCCAAAAGACCAAGAGGTCGACCAAGAAAAGAGATTTCG GGAGATGTATCTCAAGCACAAGCACCATCTCAGCCCCAAGGGTGa
- the BNAC03G42880D gene encoding uncharacterized protein BNAC03G42880D has protein sequence MEIESVRCECCGLMEDCTQAYISEVKSNFDNKWLCGLCSEAVREEVSRRKMTTIDEAVRAHMSFCGKFKDNPAVLVADGMRQMLRRRSSDLTSSASKKVGRSNSTKLY, from the coding sequence atggAGATAGAATCTGTGAGATGCGAGTGTTGCGGATTGATGGAAGACTGCACACAAGCGTACATTAGTGAAGTCAAATCTAACTTTGACAACAAATGGCTCTGTGGTCTCTGCTCAGAGGCCGTGAGAGAGGAAGTGAGTCGCCGGAAGATGACTACCATTGATGAAGCTGTTAGGGCTCACATGTCCTTTTGTGGGAAGTTTAAAGATAATCCGGCGGTTCTTGTCGCCGACGGTATGAGGCAGATGCTAAGGAGGAGATCCAGCGACTTGACTTCCTCTGCTTCCAAGAAAGTTGGCAGATCTAACTCCACCAAGCTGTACtag
- the LOC106384424 gene encoding uncharacterized protein LOC106384424: MAKIRQLGSVRHTGGSGDGEERVVESVKQHVRDDDRAVGQNDDCEVVEDEAEAGFENEVDENGIGVEEEIVGDLRDQFGDVVQDEVDNYDGDSGDNIWNDDTIPDPLSSDDDEEELEHREEVANTQGCEELLYLGKMYGCASDFKVALLRYSLRTRYDIKLYKSCARQLGAKCSDVESKCPWRIYCSYERRRHKMQIKVYVNEHTCLRSGYSKMLKTSSIAMLFEERLRLNPKLTRTEMADEIKREYNLIVTEEQCGKAKSKLYRQRKASHEAHFSRIWDYQAEILHTNPYSTMEIETVPGPVLQSKQRFDRLYMCFAAQRETWIETCRPIIGLDGAFLKWDIKGQLLAAIGRDGDNRIVPIAWAVVEVENNINWEWFVKHLKEDLGLQVGARFTIISDKQKVNS; the protein is encoded by the coding sequence ATGGCTAAGATTAGGCAACTTGGTAGTGTTCGTCACACTGGTGGATCGGGTGATGGCGAGGAGAGAGTTGTCGAAAGTGTAAAACAACATGTCAGAGATGATGATCGAGCTGTGGGACAGAATGATGATTGTGAGGTTGTTGAAGACGAGGCTGAAGCTGGTTTTGAGAATGAGGTTGATGAGAATGGAATAGGTGTCGAAGAGGAAATTGTCGGAGACTTACGAGACCAGTTCGGAGATGTTGTCCAAGATGAGGTGGATAATTATGATGGGGACAGTGGAGATAACATTTGGAATGATGATACTATTCCTGATCCATTGTcgtctgatgatgatgaagaagagttGGAGCATAGGGAAGAGGTCGCAAATACACAAGGCTGTGAAGAGCTTTTGTATTTGGGGAAAATGTATGGTTGTGCATCTGACTTCAAAGTGGCTCTCCTAAGGTATTCACTAAGAACAAGGTACGATATCAAATTGTACAAATCATGTGCTAGGCAACTTGGTGCAAAGTGCTCTGATGTAGAGTCTAAGTGTCCTTGGAGAATATATTGCTCTTATGAAAGGAGAAGACATAAGATGCAGATTAAAGTTTATGTGAATGAGCATACTTGCTTAAGATCAGGATACTCGAAGATGTTGAAGACATCTTCAATTGCTATGTTGTTTGAAGAAAGGCTAAGACTGAATCCGAAGCTCACAAGGACTGAGATGGCTGATGAGATAAAGAGAGAATATAATCTAATTGTCACAGAGGAACAATGTGGTAAAGCTAAGTCTAAACTTTATAGACAAAGAAAAGCAAGCCATGAAGCTCATTTTTCTCGTATTTGGGACTACCAAGCAGAGATTCTTCACACAAATCCTTACTCGACGATGGAGATTGAAACTGTCCCAGGACCAGTTTTACAGAGCAAACAGAGGTTTGACCGTCTGTACATGTGTTTCGCAGCTCAGAGAGAGACTTGGATTGAGACATGTAGGCCAATCATAGGTTTAGATGGGGCATTTCTGAAATGGGATATCAAAGGACAGTTGTTGGCTGCGATAGGACGAGATGGTGACAACAGGATTGTTCCAATAGCTTGGGCTGTGGTGGAAGTCGAGAACAACATCAATTGGGAGTGGTTTGTTAAGCACTTGAAGGAAGACCTTGGACTACAAGTTGGGGCTAGATTCACCATCATATCAGACAAACAAAAGGTTAATAGTTAA